From the genome of Haloarcula limicola, one region includes:
- a CDS encoding efflux RND transporter permease subunit — protein sequence MDHQRYVDWADDRIVGDSRKVVLAFLVVTLLFSAGLGNVSTNAGTSQFTTGLPAEEAFSQVNDEFSPTFSADTGNTQLIQKGNNVLSKGSMLRMLRAQKWLQEKEGLRVTSTSSAASIVATQLDPTATTPEGQIRAVESATTTEIDAAVRRAASQSPQFNSLVSSDFNRGSASASATLGLVVHEVPAGISSGSGQGGSSPLTGIQQQAQFTVGAAGHGSIVVFGSGILAAEFSNVVVDSLILTVPAAIIFILFFLIIAYRDLADMVLGLIALFMAIVWTFGFMGLAGIPFSQMLIAVPPLLLAVGIDFGIHAINRYREERVEGVGIDRSMRITTDQLLVAFFIVTGTTVIGFAANLTSSLPPIQDFGFVAAIGITFTFLIFGVFLPAAKVELDELRQRYPIPTFAQTPLGSEGSRLGGVLRGGVAIAERAPVVFLLLTLVLTASAGVYATGVSTSFSQDDFLPPEDNPDWIMSLPEPFAPSDYTVTQRTNFLEDNFDTTQSGQATIYVEGPMRQDSTLERIYRAGDDPPDSFVRENGRAASTSIVTVIQDRAARDPEFRRLVQRNDRNDNGVPDDNLGEIYEYLLDSSSRDRALNYLGEDYRSARVVYTVESSASDAEVTEDARAVADDFPHSATATGSIVVFQAVTDVILESAIQSLAIALAGATAFLVLIYHVLEGRPSLGIANMVPVVVTVALLAATMRLLDIPFNAITATMLAITIGLGVDYSVHVTHRFADEMHEHDLVTALDRTVRGTGGALFSSMLTTVFGIGVLALAVFPAIGQFGILTAMSIAYAFLTSLLVLPSVLVVWDRLTNQRRPLRSLFDLDWSRPAQTTESDD from the coding sequence ATGGACCACCAGCGCTACGTCGACTGGGCGGACGACCGCATCGTCGGCGACTCGCGGAAGGTCGTCCTGGCGTTCCTCGTCGTGACGCTCCTCTTTAGCGCTGGCCTCGGCAACGTCTCGACGAACGCCGGGACCTCGCAGTTCACGACCGGCCTCCCCGCCGAGGAGGCGTTCTCACAGGTCAACGACGAGTTCTCGCCGACCTTCTCTGCGGATACGGGCAACACGCAGCTCATCCAGAAGGGCAACAACGTCCTCTCGAAGGGGTCGATGCTGCGGATGCTCAGGGCCCAGAAGTGGTTACAGGAGAAAGAGGGGCTCCGCGTGACCTCCACGTCCAGCGCCGCGAGCATCGTCGCCACGCAACTCGATCCGACGGCGACGACGCCCGAAGGGCAGATTCGCGCCGTCGAGTCCGCCACTACGACCGAGATCGACGCCGCGGTGCGGCGAGCGGCCTCCCAGAGTCCGCAGTTCAACAGCCTCGTCAGCAGCGACTTCAACCGCGGGTCCGCCTCTGCCTCGGCGACGCTCGGCCTCGTCGTCCACGAGGTCCCCGCCGGCATCTCCTCGGGGTCGGGACAGGGCGGTTCGAGTCCCCTGACGGGCATCCAGCAACAGGCCCAGTTCACAGTCGGGGCGGCCGGCCACGGGAGCATCGTCGTCTTCGGCTCGGGCATCCTCGCCGCGGAGTTCTCGAACGTCGTCGTGGACTCGCTGATACTCACCGTCCCCGCGGCCATCATCTTCATCCTCTTCTTCCTGATCATCGCCTACCGCGACCTCGCGGACATGGTGCTCGGCCTGATAGCGCTGTTCATGGCCATCGTCTGGACGTTCGGGTTCATGGGGCTGGCCGGCATCCCGTTCTCGCAGATGCTCATCGCGGTGCCGCCGCTGTTGCTCGCGGTCGGGATCGACTTCGGCATCCACGCTATCAACCGCTACCGGGAGGAGCGCGTCGAGGGGGTCGGCATCGACAGGTCGATGCGCATCACGACCGACCAGTTGCTCGTGGCGTTCTTCATCGTCACCGGGACGACGGTCATCGGCTTCGCGGCGAACCTCACCAGTTCGCTCCCGCCGATTCAGGACTTCGGGTTCGTCGCCGCCATCGGCATCACGTTCACCTTCCTCATCTTCGGCGTGTTCCTGCCCGCCGCGAAGGTGGAGTTAGACGAACTTAGACAGCGGTATCCGATCCCGACGTTCGCCCAGACGCCGCTGGGCTCCGAGGGGTCGCGGCTGGGCGGCGTGCTCCGTGGCGGCGTCGCCATCGCCGAGCGAGCGCCCGTGGTCTTCCTGCTCCTGACGCTGGTGCTCACGGCGAGCGCCGGCGTCTACGCGACGGGCGTCTCCACGTCGTTCTCGCAGGACGACTTCCTCCCGCCGGAGGACAACCCCGACTGGATCATGTCCCTGCCCGAGCCGTTCGCGCCGAGCGACTACACCGTGACCCAGCGGACGAACTTCCTCGAAGACAACTTCGACACGACCCAGAGCGGGCAGGCGACCATCTACGTCGAGGGGCCGATGCGACAGGACTCCACGCTCGAACGGATCTATCGCGCCGGCGACGACCCGCCGGACTCGTTCGTCCGCGAGAACGGCCGAGCCGCCTCGACGTCCATCGTCACGGTCATCCAGGACCGGGCCGCCCGCGACCCCGAGTTCCGACGGCTGGTCCAGCGCAACGACCGGAACGACAACGGCGTCCCCGACGATAACCTCGGGGAGATCTACGAGTACCTGCTGGACTCGTCCTCGCGGGACCGGGCGCTGAACTACCTCGGCGAGGACTACCGGAGCGCGCGCGTCGTCTACACCGTCGAGTCGAGCGCGAGCGACGCCGAGGTGACAGAGGACGCCCGCGCGGTCGCCGACGACTTCCCGCACTCGGCGACGGCGACCGGGTCGATCGTCGTCTTCCAGGCCGTCACGGACGTCATCCTCGAATCGGCCATCCAGTCGCTGGCTATCGCGCTGGCCGGTGCGACGGCGTTCCTCGTCCTCATCTATCACGTCCTGGAGGGCCGCCCCTCGCTCGGGATCGCCAACATGGTGCCGGTCGTCGTCACCGTCGCCCTGCTGGCGGCGACGATGCGCCTGCTCGACATCCCCTTCAACGCCATCACGGCGACGATGCTCGCCATCACCATCGGGCTGGGCGTGGACTACTCCGTCCACGTCACCCACCGCTTCGCCGACGAGATGCACGAACACGACCTCGTGACGGCGCTCGATCGAACCGTCCGCGGGACCGGCGGCGCGCTGTTCAGCAGCATGCTCACCACCGTCTTCGGCATCGGCGTGCTGGCGCTCGCGGTGTTCCCCGCCATCGGGCAGTTCGGCATCCTGACGGCGATGTCCATCGCCTACGCGTTCCTCACGTCGCTGCTGGTCCTCCCGTCGGTGCTCGTGGTCTGGGACCGGCTGACCAACCAGCGCCGGCCGCTCCGGTCGCTGTTCGACCTCGACTGGTCGCGGCCGGCTCAGACGACGGAGAGCGACGACTAG
- a CDS encoding COG1361 S-layer family protein — protein sequence MNTRTPLTLTVVALLLAAGTAAAAVTGSPSIDATLEDNTVSPGEETTLGVVLVNSGEITTGSARNPSLSSEVTTARALKVDVQSGDAPINVVTSRQSLGTLATGPTATVPFEISVDEDADPGRYRVPVELDYEYTSYLSEEDGSRTESEASETAYVTLRVSDDATFDVTNVESDARVGSTGTVAVTVENTGQSAARDASVTLQSQNQDLGVGGGTASSRYVDEWESGEDRTFRYSVSAAESAEPEPYQFNLSVGFDNENGVRKQSVGTSVGIAPDPQQAFSVVSTENDVAVDDTGSYSLTLRNEGPVTVSDSTVTVASQSPDITFGEASSTTQYVGEWEPGETRTVTVDATAGPNAENRNYALTTSINYEDPEGDAGVEEGLSVGLRPGPEQDFSLSDVDATLQAGEDGRLEATLTNEGQQAVENVVLKWNSDHSNLSPQETQYAVGDLGAGESATVSFGVDVSDSADAGPRQFDFVAQYQGNSGDTKEVDGLQVRADVAASQDEFVVESANTTVSPGGSEVIELTVTNNEDVPLTDISAKLFADSPISVTDDEAYVDRLGPGNSTTLRFGISASGGAMEKAYPVSLDFQYTEPDGDSPVSDTYRVAIDVNAESDGGGFPLIGIAAVVLLVSVLAIGGYARYQ from the coding sequence ATGAACACTCGAACGCCACTGACGCTGACTGTCGTTGCACTGTTACTGGCCGCCGGTACCGCCGCCGCCGCGGTGACCGGGAGTCCGAGCATCGACGCGACGCTCGAAGACAACACCGTCTCGCCCGGCGAGGAGACCACGCTCGGCGTCGTCCTCGTCAACAGCGGCGAAATCACCACCGGCTCGGCGCGGAATCCGAGTCTGAGCAGCGAAGTGACGACCGCTCGCGCGCTCAAAGTCGACGTTCAGAGCGGCGACGCGCCGATAAACGTCGTCACGTCCAGGCAGTCGCTCGGGACGCTCGCGACGGGCCCGACGGCGACGGTGCCGTTCGAGATCAGCGTCGACGAGGACGCCGATCCCGGCCGCTATCGGGTACCGGTCGAACTCGACTACGAGTACACGAGCTACCTCTCCGAGGAAGACGGCAGCCGAACGGAGTCCGAGGCGTCCGAGACCGCCTACGTGACCCTTCGCGTCTCCGACGACGCCACCTTCGACGTGACGAACGTCGAGTCCGACGCCCGGGTCGGCTCGACGGGGACCGTGGCCGTCACCGTCGAGAACACCGGGCAGTCGGCCGCCCGCGACGCTTCCGTGACCCTCCAGAGCCAGAACCAGGACCTCGGCGTCGGCGGCGGCACGGCCAGTTCACGCTACGTCGACGAGTGGGAGTCCGGCGAGGATCGGACCTTCCGGTACAGCGTCTCCGCCGCCGAGAGCGCGGAACCCGAACCGTATCAGTTCAACCTCTCGGTCGGCTTCGACAACGAGAACGGCGTCCGCAAGCAGTCCGTGGGCACCTCGGTCGGGATCGCGCCTGACCCCCAGCAGGCGTTCTCGGTGGTCAGCACCGAGAACGACGTCGCCGTCGACGACACCGGGTCGTACTCGCTGACGCTCCGCAACGAGGGGCCGGTGACCGTCAGCGACTCGACGGTGACCGTCGCCTCGCAGAGCCCCGACATTACCTTCGGCGAGGCGTCCTCGACGACCCAGTACGTCGGCGAGTGGGAGCCCGGCGAGACCCGCACCGTCACCGTCGACGCCACGGCCGGGCCGAACGCCGAGAACCGCAACTACGCGCTCACCACGTCGATCAACTACGAGGACCCCGAGGGCGACGCGGGCGTCGAGGAGGGGCTCTCGGTCGGCCTCCGGCCGGGTCCCGAACAGGACTTCTCCCTCTCTGACGTCGACGCGACGCTGCAGGCCGGTGAGGACGGTCGGCTCGAAGCGACGCTGACCAACGAGGGCCAGCAGGCCGTCGAGAACGTCGTGCTGAAGTGGAACAGCGACCACAGCAACCTCTCGCCCCAGGAGACCCAGTACGCCGTCGGCGACCTCGGCGCGGGCGAGTCCGCCACCGTGAGCTTCGGCGTCGACGTCTCCGACAGCGCCGACGCGGGGCCGCGACAGTTCGACTTCGTCGCTCAGTATCAGGGCAACAGCGGCGACACGAAAGAGGTCGACGGGCTGCAGGTCCGCGCCGACGTCGCGGCCAGCCAGGACGAGTTCGTCGTCGAGTCGGCCAACACGACGGTCAGTCCCGGCGGCTCCGAGGTCATCGAACTCACCGTCACGAACAACGAGGACGTGCCGCTGACTGACATCTCGGCGAAACTGTTCGCCGACTCGCCCATCTCGGTGACCGACGACGAGGCCTACGTCGACCGCCTCGGCCCCGGCAACTCCACGACGCTTCGCTTCGGCATCAGCGCCAGCGGCGGGGCGATGGAGAAGGCCTACCCCGTCTCGCTGGACTTCCAGTACACCGAGCCCGACGGCGATTCGCCGGTCTCCGATACCTACCGCGTCGCCATCGACGTGAACGCCGAGAGCGACGGCGGCGGCTTCCCGCTCATCGGCATCGCGGCCGTCGTCCTGCTCGTGAGCGTGCTGGCGATCGGCGGCTACGCAAGGTACCAATAG
- a CDS encoding TetR/AcrR family transcriptional regulator: MTDEMPFTGEPVDSHEAIMRATFYALQEHGYAGLSIQRIADEADLSKSTFYHHFDGKDDLLLSFLEFILEEFDRVFQLETSDDPAADLRTFFAIVLGQYDFCEEIPAVEEFLEAYVELRAQAVRNAEYRAKFTETDEAFTERISALIEMGIERGVFAETDPDRTAQFLMSTLDGVILQNSTRNDSPQSAMYDAIDDYIENTLLAE, translated from the coding sequence ATGACCGACGAGATGCCGTTCACCGGCGAGCCGGTGGACTCGCACGAGGCGATCATGCGTGCGACGTTTTACGCGCTACAGGAACACGGATACGCCGGCCTTTCCATCCAGCGCATCGCCGACGAGGCCGACCTCAGCAAGTCGACGTTCTACCACCACTTCGACGGGAAAGACGACCTGCTGCTGTCCTTTCTGGAGTTCATCCTCGAAGAGTTCGACCGCGTCTTCCAGTTAGAGACGTCCGACGACCCCGCGGCAGACCTCCGAACGTTCTTCGCGATCGTCCTCGGCCAGTACGATTTCTGCGAAGAGATTCCGGCGGTGGAAGAGTTCTTAGAGGCGTACGTCGAACTCCGGGCACAGGCGGTTCGAAACGCCGAGTACCGGGCGAAGTTCACCGAGACCGATGAGGCGTTTACCGAGCGCATCTCGGCGCTCATCGAGATGGGGATCGAGCGAGGCGTCTTCGCGGAGACGGACCCGGACCGCACGGCACAGTTCCTCATGAGCACCCTCGACGGCGTCATCCTCCAGAACTCGACGCGCAACGACAGCCCGCAGTCGGCGATGTACGACGCCATCGACGACTACATCGAGAACACGCTCTTGGCCGAGTAA
- a CDS encoding PAS domain-containing protein produces MIEGADDEAAGTGRLRSVGGIVVWIAAGAVALAALMLVADGFVDLPVSREVALGLGVALGGGLGGVAHLLQSADDLETADETMTVDVSPSVSDEPEPADLFDGHPDPVLYYAATGHGLVVRAANPAFGDRFDVPPDRLAGTPLSEVLPVAAIETLDAETVLAGGVDTVVTAETPSGPVSFRLRTVDSASSGYLVFTPVDA; encoded by the coding sequence ATGATCGAGGGAGCGGACGACGAGGCGGCGGGTACGGGACGGCTGCGTAGCGTCGGCGGCATCGTCGTCTGGATCGCCGCCGGGGCCGTCGCGCTCGCGGCGCTCATGCTGGTCGCGGACGGCTTCGTCGACCTTCCGGTGAGCCGGGAGGTCGCACTCGGCCTGGGCGTCGCGCTGGGCGGCGGCCTCGGCGGGGTCGCCCACCTGCTGCAGTCCGCGGACGACTTGGAGACAGCCGACGAGACGATGACGGTCGACGTCTCCCCGTCCGTGTCCGACGAACCGGAACCGGCCGACCTCTTCGACGGCCACCCCGACCCGGTGCTGTACTACGCCGCAACGGGCCACGGGCTCGTCGTCCGCGCCGCGAACCCCGCCTTCGGCGACCGCTTCGACGTGCCGCCCGACCGACTGGCAGGGACGCCGCTCTCCGAGGTCCTGCCGGTCGCGGCCATCGAGACGCTCGACGCCGAGACCGTCCTCGCGGGGGGCGTAGACACCGTCGTCACCGCCGAGACGCCGAGCGGCCCCGTCTCGTTTCGGCTGCGCACGGTCGACAGCGCGAGCAGCGGCTACCTCGTCTTCACGCCCGTCGACGCGTAG
- a CDS encoding 5-formyltetrahydrofolate cyclo-ligase translates to MDKQAIRAAVWDALEAEGVARFPFPPHDRIPNFEGAERAADRLTETAVWDAAETVKANPDSPQLPVRRAALRAGKTVYMAVPRLRDEKCFYELDPDRLEDIEAAPAVSNVADHAEQVGPEAVESVDLVVSGSVAVTEDGARIGKGEGFSDLEYAVLAELGLVTDATAVVTTVHELQVVGGPEGVVESDVPVDAHDVPMDYVVTPERTVETGTPYDRPTGVDWGALSAERIAEMPVLAARAPETE, encoded by the coding sequence ATGGACAAGCAGGCGATACGAGCGGCGGTGTGGGACGCCCTCGAAGCGGAGGGGGTCGCGCGCTTCCCGTTTCCGCCCCACGACCGGATCCCGAACTTCGAGGGGGCCGAGCGGGCGGCCGACCGGCTGACCGAGACGGCCGTCTGGGACGCTGCCGAGACGGTGAAGGCCAACCCCGACTCGCCGCAGCTCCCGGTCCGTCGGGCGGCGCTTCGGGCGGGCAAGACCGTCTACATGGCCGTTCCGCGGCTTCGGGACGAGAAGTGTTTCTACGAACTCGACCCCGATCGACTGGAGGACATCGAGGCCGCGCCCGCCGTTTCGAACGTCGCCGACCACGCCGAGCAGGTCGGTCCCGAGGCCGTCGAGAGCGTCGACCTCGTCGTCTCGGGGTCGGTCGCGGTCACCGAGGACGGCGCGCGCATCGGGAAAGGCGAGGGGTTCAGCGACCTCGAATACGCGGTGCTCGCCGAACTGGGACTCGTCACCGACGCGACGGCAGTCGTCACGACGGTCCACGAACTGCAGGTCGTCGGCGGCCCCGAGGGCGTCGTCGAGAGCGATGTCCCCGTCGACGCCCACGACGTGCCGATGGACTACGTCGTGACGCCCGAGCGGACCGTCGAGACGGGGACGCCGTACGACCGTCCGACCGGCGTGGACTGGGGGGCGCTCTCCGCCGAGCGAATCGCGGAGATGCCCGTACTGGCCGCTCGTGCGCCCGAGACCGAGTGA
- a CDS encoding dihydrolipoyl dehydrogenase family protein: protein MTHVVIIGAYGSAGAAVAGELVDEEDIELTLIDNGDPGGGLCILEGCMPSKEVLSAGAHRFQARHDHRLVGDVPDVDLEAVVEQKNDHTRGWAGHRRDSIHSMAERDHVEFIHDTATLVDDHTVRVGDEEYEADYVVIATGSSVNVPDLPGIDDVDFMTSKDVLHATEFPDSGIVMGFGYIGMEMVPYLAEAGGMELTVIEHDERPIDEADPAFGDEALSIYEDNWDIEIPTNCHEKRLETTEDGGVRLHVEFGDGTEDAYEADELFLFTGRRPTLDGLGLENTSISPEGEWVRGTMQTTDADHVYAVGDVNEKEPILHVAKEQGFTAAENILRQEAGGEPQKYENVHHHVIFSGLGVYPFARVGHNEQSAKEAGYDVVTATRQASDDGVFKSKDVPEGLSKLVVDAEDGTVLGWQGLHYHADSFAKMLQIVVEMGLDVRELPDRAYHPTLPENFDGLIRDCVAELDD from the coding sequence ATGACTCACGTCGTCATCATCGGCGCGTACGGGAGCGCCGGCGCGGCCGTCGCCGGCGAACTCGTCGACGAGGAAGACATCGAACTGACTCTCATCGACAACGGCGACCCGGGCGGGGGCCTCTGCATCCTCGAAGGCTGCATGCCGTCGAAAGAGGTGCTCTCGGCCGGGGCACACCGCTTTCAGGCCCGCCACGACCACCGACTGGTCGGCGACGTCCCCGACGTGGACCTCGAAGCGGTGGTCGAACAGAAGAACGACCACACCCGCGGGTGGGCGGGTCACCGCCGGGACTCCATCCACTCGATGGCCGAGCGGGACCACGTCGAGTTCATCCACGACACGGCGACGCTCGTCGACGACCACACCGTCCGGGTCGGCGACGAGGAGTACGAGGCCGATTACGTCGTCATCGCCACCGGATCGTCGGTCAACGTCCCCGACCTCCCCGGCATCGACGACGTGGATTTCATGACGAGCAAAGACGTCCTCCACGCAACCGAGTTCCCGGACTCGGGCATCGTGATGGGCTTCGGCTACATCGGCATGGAGATGGTGCCGTATCTGGCCGAGGCGGGCGGGATGGAACTCACCGTTATCGAGCACGACGAGCGACCCATCGACGAGGCCGACCCGGCCTTCGGCGACGAGGCGCTCTCGATCTACGAGGACAACTGGGATATCGAGATCCCGACGAACTGCCACGAGAAACGCCTCGAAACGACCGAGGACGGCGGCGTCCGCCTGCACGTCGAGTTCGGCGACGGGACCGAGGACGCCTACGAGGCCGACGAGCTGTTCCTCTTCACCGGCCGGCGGCCCACCCTCGACGGGCTCGGGCTGGAGAACACGTCGATCTCCCCGGAGGGCGAGTGGGTCCGGGGGACGATGCAGACGACCGACGCCGACCACGTCTACGCCGTCGGCGACGTCAACGAGAAGGAGCCGATCCTCCACGTCGCCAAGGAACAGGGGTTCACCGCCGCCGAGAACATCCTCAGACAGGAGGCGGGCGGCGAGCCGCAGAAATACGAGAACGTCCACCACCACGTCATCTTCTCCGGACTGGGCGTCTATCCCTTCGCCCGCGTCGGCCACAACGAGCAGAGCGCGAAAGAGGCGGGCTACGACGTCGTCACCGCCACCAGACAGGCCAGCGACGACGGCGTGTTCAAGTCCAAGGACGTGCCCGAGGGGCTCTCGAAGCTCGTCGTCGACGCCGAAGACGGGACCGTCCTCGGCTGGCAGGGCCTCCACTACCACGCTGACAGCTTCGCGAAGATGCTCCAGATCGTCGTCGAGATGGGACTCGACGTGCGTGAACTGCCCGACAGGGCGTACCACCCGACGCTCCCCGAGAACTTCGACGGCCTCATCCGGGACTGCGTGGCCGAACTGGACGACTGA